Proteins from a single region of Bremerella sp. JC817:
- a CDS encoding sulfatase-like hydrolase/transferase: MFSSPALARCLAFRMPSCLSLLMLLGLFTPIVIAEAAPREKPNIVVIMADDIGYECLGCYGSQAYPTPNIDRLAKEGMRFENAHSQPLCTPSRVQIMTGIYNNRNYIRFGLLDPSVTTFANVLRDAGYETCIAGKWQLGGGFEGPGKFGFDHYCLWQLTRRPSRYPNPGLEIDGKEVDFKNGEFGPDVVSDYICDFMEANKEKPFLVYYPMIAPHWPFLPTPDHPDWDPAMWRDEKSEPGGFKGPKYWDAMVQYTDKMVGKVINKLDELKLRGDTLVLWTGDNGTYTSIVTPFHGRDYRGGKASTKDNGTHVGFIASWPGQIEAGSVVSDLVDFSDVFPTVQEVAGVETEPKDALDGISLKPVFEGKPREKDFIYCWYQRDGQRGKASQHVRDARYKVYADGKAYDVLKDPLEENDLTPSLAGSESADRIAELRKALARHEAITQQADAKQKQLRQKFGN; encoded by the coding sequence ATGTTCTCCTCCCCTGCTCTGGCTCGTTGCCTTGCTTTCCGAATGCCGTCGTGTCTTTCGCTTCTGATGCTGCTGGGCCTCTTCACGCCGATCGTGATCGCCGAGGCTGCTCCGCGGGAGAAACCCAATATTGTGGTCATCATGGCGGATGACATTGGGTACGAGTGCCTCGGATGCTACGGCAGCCAGGCGTACCCGACGCCCAACATCGATCGGCTGGCGAAGGAAGGGATGCGATTCGAGAACGCCCATTCGCAGCCACTCTGTACGCCATCTCGGGTGCAGATCATGACCGGTATTTACAACAACCGAAACTACATTCGCTTCGGCCTGCTCGATCCTTCCGTGACCACGTTCGCGAATGTGCTGCGCGATGCTGGCTACGAAACCTGTATCGCTGGCAAGTGGCAACTGGGTGGCGGCTTTGAAGGCCCCGGCAAATTTGGATTCGATCACTACTGCCTTTGGCAACTAACGCGTCGGCCAAGTCGCTATCCGAATCCTGGTCTGGAAATCGATGGCAAAGAAGTCGATTTCAAGAATGGCGAGTTTGGCCCAGACGTGGTCAGCGACTACATCTGTGACTTCATGGAAGCGAACAAGGAGAAGCCGTTTCTGGTTTACTATCCGATGATCGCTCCGCATTGGCCATTTCTGCCGACGCCCGATCATCCCGATTGGGACCCGGCGATGTGGCGTGACGAAAAGAGCGAGCCAGGCGGATTCAAAGGTCCCAAGTATTGGGATGCCATGGTTCAATACACCGACAAGATGGTCGGCAAAGTGATCAACAAGCTCGACGAATTGAAGCTTCGCGGGGATACCCTCGTGCTGTGGACCGGAGACAACGGCACCTACACCAGCATCGTGACACCTTTCCATGGTCGTGACTACCGTGGGGGCAAAGCAAGTACGAAGGACAACGGCACGCATGTCGGTTTCATCGCGAGTTGGCCAGGCCAGATCGAGGCGGGCTCGGTCGTGTCGGACCTGGTCGATTTCAGCGATGTCTTTCCGACGGTTCAAGAAGTTGCCGGTGTCGAAACGGAGCCGAAGGATGCTCTCGATGGCATCAGCTTGAAACCGGTCTTCGAGGGAAAACCACGCGAGAAAGATTTCATTTACTGCTGGTATCAACGCGATGGCCAGCGTGGCAAGGCGTCGCAGCATGTACGGGACGCTCGCTACAAAGTCTATGCCGACGGCAAAGCATACGATGTTCTTAAGGATCCGCTGGAAGAGAACGACCTGACGCCATCGCTTGCCGGTAGCGAGTCGGCCGATCGGATCGCCGAGCTGCGAAAAGCATTGGCCCGGCACGAAGCGATCACGCAGCAGGCCGATGCGAAGCAGAAACAGTTGCGGCAAAAGTTTGGTAACTAG
- a CDS encoding DUF58 domain-containing protein, producing MISLPRRKRSPTKRPTHNAYPMGWVLFCVMAASVMCGVVWHGRAFVMTGTLLLVVVVGLILPHLSLRKISARLIPLQPRGQVGKPSPLRVELTNTNPWPWGTTVTQLSERSSVAHPEGKLHPVMISRIPRHGTSSTVVELEPTARGLFPEETGTLLTRFPFGLKTSQSTFSIPRRMIVWPELVSIWKRSSDSRFAGYDRSTASQQRFGDEGDIAGPRPYRPGESLRRVHWRHTARRGELIVCERESRSSRRLRVRLELQAAKDTSAEREAYEAAITIAASLVSDAVASGWHVDLELPGYPAWDGIDGVGLNAVLDFLATFDAQGLREEGSASETKRRDSIRSVLITQRDFDASTSLALFDEVITTSVNQPPTAIRCDWFPPGSPWREQIAQTGERIHG from the coding sequence ATGATCTCACTCCCGCGCCGCAAACGATCTCCTACGAAACGTCCAACGCACAACGCCTATCCGATGGGATGGGTTCTGTTTTGCGTGATGGCGGCTTCGGTGATGTGCGGCGTCGTCTGGCATGGTCGAGCCTTCGTGATGACGGGCACATTGCTTTTGGTGGTGGTGGTCGGTCTGATCTTGCCGCATCTTTCCTTGCGGAAGATCTCGGCCCGTCTAATTCCCCTTCAACCTCGCGGCCAGGTCGGCAAACCAAGTCCGCTTCGGGTCGAACTTACGAACACCAATCCATGGCCGTGGGGAACCACCGTCACGCAGCTCAGCGAACGTTCTTCGGTCGCTCATCCCGAAGGCAAACTGCATCCCGTGATGATCAGTCGCATACCGCGACATGGGACGAGTTCGACGGTCGTCGAGCTAGAACCTACCGCGCGCGGGCTCTTCCCTGAAGAAACCGGCACACTGCTGACACGCTTTCCCTTTGGATTGAAGACTTCCCAATCAACATTCTCGATTCCACGACGCATGATCGTTTGGCCAGAACTCGTCTCGATCTGGAAACGCTCCAGCGACTCTCGATTCGCAGGGTACGATCGTTCGACTGCCAGTCAGCAGCGATTCGGTGACGAAGGGGACATCGCCGGACCAAGGCCATATCGACCAGGCGAGTCACTGCGTCGTGTACATTGGCGACACACGGCCCGCCGAGGTGAGTTGATTGTCTGTGAACGCGAGTCTCGTTCATCCCGCCGACTGCGTGTCCGGCTCGAACTTCAGGCGGCAAAAGATACGTCCGCGGAACGGGAAGCGTACGAAGCGGCGATTACGATCGCCGCGAGCCTGGTATCGGACGCAGTCGCCTCGGGCTGGCATGTCGATTTAGAACTGCCTGGCTATCCGGCCTGGGATGGCATCGATGGGGTCGGCCTCAACGCGGTGCTCGACTTCCTGGCGACCTTCGATGCCCAAGGACTGCGCGAAGAAGGCTCGGCTTCGGAAACAAAACGTCGCGATTCAATTCGCTCGGTTTTAATCACGCAGCGTGACTTCGATGCTTCGACTTCGCTGGCACTGTTCGACGAAGTGATCACCACCAGCGTGAATCAGCCACCAACCGCAATCCGCTGCGACTGGTTCCCGCCTGGCAGCCCTTGGCGTGAGCAAATCGCCCAGACAGGAGAACGGATTCATGGCTAA
- a CDS encoding transglutaminase-like domain-containing protein, whose product MANRIPVSRIEVLTILAALGGITAANASIYSDRSAAIGLGISLAWGAAVAIIFLLIGELERNAATRQRRNFPPLLQAAVMCTALSIPVLRSLAFDEYERIDSLLMESMRNLCATSAIFTFDSVRRRATLFVGMLLVLFAFTLESSLVVTLCLLFELIVVTMWLTANDQHNWQSEKHVAQAIPWKWDFVSGCVVLVAVGFIGTTLLYSDEQRKVDERFDPIARQQRSDQLKRDYSFQKDEDEEAVVEQATEKALGADASKSKEAGAGEGAQKKEAQKDLYRQFSTIRSGADGDQEFKRLFSLATNQIRHIPSTNYDQFNGKQWLADKKSQLPAMTAQIADNQGLTKLLKAEDLDYSKITNLPDINDKDFLEQTRTMLMRSMSEEGAGTLAPELNEISPDRLRQLLESSPDWSGEASLVVTHYELQALAERMRSDPELLWKFLASSRGNEYSHTSVLRTLQRWRDRQDKPLLPQEMAKLLETWTAGRREGWDEVMGVVDGLRKHAEYDPQATVPPEETDSVFYFLVKSKRGPDYLFASSAVILLRSLGYPSRLVGGYYAKEEKRSWLNGQLPIEEDDVHYWAQVKLDNRVWVDIEPTPGFEIPSPNGGGRPMSFLAFWDFLADHGIRIVIGLICVWALVRVLQKPIRRGWIYWSWRLGLNRSPRQIVYLTQRLLDARLQSAGLATSKGHSFARAILPLGPNEACLRQYYDLGQQAIYHDGRDSDDALKADLRAASLAVVAWLSPRRLKDARQAQSTLTKPT is encoded by the coding sequence ATGGCTAACCGAATTCCTGTTTCGCGAATCGAAGTGTTGACGATTCTGGCAGCGCTGGGTGGGATCACCGCGGCGAATGCTTCGATTTACTCGGATCGTTCTGCAGCGATTGGTCTCGGTATCAGCCTGGCCTGGGGGGCCGCGGTGGCAATCATCTTCCTGCTGATTGGCGAACTGGAACGTAACGCGGCGACTCGTCAGCGACGCAACTTTCCGCCGCTGCTTCAGGCCGCCGTCATGTGTACGGCATTGTCGATCCCAGTCTTAAGATCGCTGGCCTTTGACGAATACGAACGCATTGACTCGCTGCTGATGGAATCGATGCGGAACCTGTGTGCGACGTCGGCGATCTTCACCTTCGATTCCGTTCGGCGACGGGCCACGCTCTTCGTGGGCATGTTGCTCGTCTTGTTTGCATTCACGTTAGAAAGCTCGCTGGTGGTGACGCTTTGCCTGCTGTTCGAGTTGATCGTCGTCACCATGTGGCTAACGGCGAACGATCAGCACAACTGGCAATCGGAGAAGCACGTCGCCCAGGCCATTCCCTGGAAGTGGGACTTCGTTTCTGGCTGCGTCGTGCTCGTCGCGGTCGGGTTCATCGGCACGACGCTTTTGTACTCGGACGAGCAGCGAAAAGTGGACGAGCGATTCGATCCGATTGCCCGGCAGCAGCGATCGGACCAACTGAAACGGGACTACTCGTTTCAGAAGGATGAGGACGAAGAAGCGGTCGTGGAACAAGCCACCGAGAAGGCCCTCGGCGCCGATGCCTCGAAATCCAAAGAGGCCGGAGCAGGGGAGGGGGCCCAGAAGAAAGAAGCCCAGAAGGACCTCTATCGCCAGTTCTCGACGATCCGCAGCGGTGCGGATGGCGATCAGGAATTCAAACGCTTGTTCAGCCTGGCGACCAATCAGATTCGCCATATCCCTTCGACCAACTACGATCAGTTCAATGGCAAGCAGTGGCTGGCCGATAAGAAGTCGCAGCTTCCAGCGATGACGGCTCAGATCGCGGATAACCAAGGTCTGACGAAGCTGCTTAAGGCGGAAGATCTCGATTACTCGAAGATTACCAACCTGCCTGACATCAACGACAAAGACTTCCTCGAGCAGACCCGAACGATGCTGATGCGTTCGATGAGCGAAGAAGGGGCCGGCACACTCGCTCCGGAACTGAATGAGATCTCGCCTGATCGCTTGCGACAACTGCTCGAGAGCTCTCCGGATTGGTCAGGCGAAGCATCGTTGGTGGTTACCCACTACGAATTGCAAGCCTTGGCCGAGCGAATGCGAAGCGATCCGGAACTGCTTTGGAAGTTTCTGGCAAGTTCTCGCGGCAACGAATACAGCCACACCAGTGTCCTTCGTACGCTGCAGCGATGGCGTGATCGGCAAGACAAGCCGCTCCTTCCCCAAGAGATGGCGAAGCTCCTCGAAACCTGGACGGCCGGCAGACGAGAAGGCTGGGACGAAGTGATGGGGGTTGTCGATGGTTTGCGAAAACATGCCGAGTATGACCCGCAAGCGACGGTTCCTCCCGAAGAAACCGACTCCGTTTTCTACTTCCTAGTCAAGTCGAAGCGTGGGCCGGACTATTTGTTCGCATCGTCCGCCGTGATCTTACTCCGTTCGCTGGGCTACCCGTCGCGACTCGTCGGAGGTTACTACGCGAAGGAAGAAAAACGTTCGTGGCTCAACGGCCAACTGCCGATCGAAGAAGACGACGTTCACTACTGGGCTCAGGTCAAACTCGACAATCGCGTTTGGGTCGACATCGAACCGACGCCTGGTTTCGAGATCCCCAGCCCCAATGGCGGCGGACGCCCCATGTCGTTCTTAGCGTTCTGGGATTTCCTGGCCGACCATGGGATCCGGATCGTGATTGGGCTGATCTGCGTGTGGGCTTTGGTTCGTGTCTTGCAGAAGCCGATCCGTCGCGGATGGATCTATTGGTCGTGGCGACTGGGGCTGAATCGATCGCCGCGACAGATCGTTTACCTAACGCAACGACTCCTGGACGCCCGTCTGCAATCGGCCGGACTGGCAACTTCCAAGGGACATTCATTCGCCAGGGCGATCTTGCCGCTAGGGCCGAACGAGGCCTGTTTGCGTCAGTATTACGATCTCGGCCAGCAAGCCATTTATCACGACGGTCGTGATTCGGACGATGCGTTGAAAGCAGATCTTCGCGCGGCTTCGTTGGCCGTGGTCGCGTGGCTCTCGCCGCGACGCCTGAAAGATGCTCGCCAGGCACAATCCACTTTGACGAAACCTACTTAG
- a CDS encoding MoxR family ATPase produces MASSSDQATTSMELDFDAAGVLDRLRSRLNDHLRGKPETVELVLACLLARGNILIEDLPGLGKTTLAKALAEAIGGSFSRVQCTPDLLPGDVTGFNIYNQQISQFEFHQGPVFADVVLADEINRATPRTQSALLEAMAEHQVTIDNHTYRLSDTFFVIATQNPDELHGTFPLPEAQMDRFSMKISIGNPDRESLIGLMKSRGGVLEGFQESSDAVLDRAQLLQLQQCAAAVETGEMLLSYMADLAEALSSDATFTGHVSPRGVLQWLRCSQAWAFLQGRSFVTADDVQHVAVPVLSARSTSNMNQNRETITDLIAQVAVPF; encoded by the coding sequence GTGGCTTCATCCAGCGATCAGGCAACCACCTCCATGGAACTCGACTTCGATGCCGCCGGCGTTCTCGATCGACTGCGCAGTCGGCTGAACGATCACTTGCGAGGCAAACCTGAAACGGTCGAACTGGTGCTGGCCTGTTTGCTGGCTCGCGGCAACATCTTGATTGAAGACCTGCCAGGACTCGGTAAAACGACGCTCGCCAAAGCATTGGCCGAAGCGATCGGAGGGAGCTTCTCACGGGTGCAGTGCACGCCAGATCTTCTGCCAGGAGACGTAACCGGCTTCAACATCTACAACCAGCAGATCTCGCAGTTCGAGTTCCATCAGGGTCCGGTCTTCGCCGATGTGGTCCTGGCCGACGAAATCAATCGCGCGACGCCGCGGACCCAAAGTGCCCTCCTGGAAGCGATGGCCGAGCACCAGGTCACGATCGATAACCATACCTATCGCTTGTCCGACACCTTTTTCGTGATCGCCACGCAAAACCCCGACGAACTGCATGGCACCTTTCCACTGCCGGAAGCGCAGATGGATCGGTTTTCGATGAAGATCAGCATTGGCAATCCCGACCGCGAAAGCCTGATCGGATTGATGAAATCACGCGGCGGGGTGCTGGAAGGTTTCCAGGAATCGAGCGACGCCGTACTCGATCGGGCTCAGCTGTTGCAACTGCAACAGTGTGCCGCGGCAGTCGAAACGGGCGAGATGCTGTTAAGCTATATGGCCGACCTGGCCGAAGCGTTGTCGAGCGATGCCACCTTCACCGGGCATGTCAGCCCGCGAGGTGTTCTGCAGTGGCTGCGTTGCTCGCAGGCCTGGGCATTCTTGCAAGGAAGATCGTTTGTGACGGCCGACGACGTGCAGCATGTCGCCGTGCCCGTCCTCTCGGCCCGCTCGACCAGCAACATGAACCAGAACCGCGAAACGATCACGGACCTGATCGCTCAAGTCGCGGTGCCGTTCTAA
- a CDS encoding sodium-dependent bicarbonate transport family permease produces the protein MRKLFQADASGAPRLFSMRNMVGAALIGAVVMMTTAATDYAFGQHENNGPSPIIVGQSLQPKDSKVEVAAPKADKKGKSDDLKTRPIGSRVFKAIVEVAHPDELKPGEAVDVSLATLHGGGAHSETILKHVFVHSVERVPGSENQTPPPEEAEDAPVVVEHGHEQPEVFPTRVVGLLVNGGQLEKIRLAEAHGILRLSIHHEAAHAGMLASVMNNFVTNLFQPLLLFFFMGFAIPLLRVPFEFPKALYQSLTIYLLVAIGWHGGELMAELPSSELAVAGGLAAVGFIVNGIIGLCATWMLRTFTPMRRIDAVTVGSYYGSDSAGTFVTCLGILATLNLLHDSYMPVMLAVMEIPGCLVGLFLVSRLRRSGMDKLGNMPDEPGYMGDAHAMTVTSPAAEDVSENAETHEHHGEPVAKSVGAAVAPAHKSALNLKLLHEVFLNPGLYMLFGGIIVGFISGRQAIVDPHVVEGPNNLFLVLFKGALCLFLLEMGITACQRLSDLKTAGFGFILFGVLAPVLFATFGMVALHGYSMVLGHAFEPGTYALFAVLCGAASYIAVPAVQRIAIPEASPTLPLAASLGLTFTWNVTLGIPIYIEIAQHIIQWFPIA, from the coding sequence ATGCGCAAGCTTTTTCAAGCAGACGCATCCGGTGCGCCCCGACTGTTTTCGATGCGAAACATGGTCGGCGCGGCGCTGATTGGTGCGGTGGTCATGATGACCACGGCCGCGACGGATTATGCGTTTGGTCAACACGAAAACAATGGGCCGAGCCCGATTATTGTCGGCCAGTCGTTGCAGCCTAAAGACTCCAAAGTGGAAGTCGCGGCTCCGAAGGCAGACAAGAAGGGAAAGTCCGACGACCTGAAGACGCGTCCCATTGGCAGCCGTGTATTCAAGGCGATCGTCGAAGTGGCCCATCCCGACGAACTGAAGCCCGGTGAAGCGGTTGACGTTTCGCTGGCGACCCTCCATGGCGGCGGTGCCCATTCGGAAACGATCCTGAAACACGTCTTCGTTCATTCGGTCGAGCGTGTCCCGGGCAGCGAGAACCAGACGCCCCCACCTGAAGAAGCCGAAGACGCTCCGGTGGTGGTCGAGCATGGACACGAACAACCAGAAGTTTTTCCGACGCGCGTCGTCGGACTGCTCGTCAACGGCGGGCAGTTAGAAAAGATTCGCCTGGCAGAAGCGCACGGCATTCTGCGGCTTTCGATTCATCACGAAGCAGCGCACGCTGGCATGCTGGCCTCGGTGATGAACAACTTTGTTACCAACTTGTTCCAGCCTTTGTTGCTGTTCTTCTTCATGGGTTTCGCGATTCCACTGCTTCGCGTTCCCTTCGAGTTTCCTAAGGCTCTGTACCAGAGCTTAACGATATACCTGCTGGTCGCAATCGGCTGGCATGGTGGCGAACTGATGGCTGAATTGCCATCATCGGAACTGGCGGTCGCCGGCGGGTTGGCCGCAGTGGGGTTCATCGTGAATGGTATCATCGGGTTGTGCGCGACGTGGATGTTGCGGACTTTCACCCCGATGCGCCGGATCGATGCGGTGACCGTCGGTTCCTATTATGGATCAGACTCGGCAGGTACCTTTGTGACCTGCCTGGGCATCCTGGCAACATTGAATTTGTTGCACGACAGCTATATGCCGGTCATGTTGGCCGTCATGGAAATTCCAGGCTGTCTGGTTGGTTTGTTCCTCGTTTCGCGTCTGCGTCGAAGCGGTATGGACAAACTTGGTAACATGCCGGACGAGCCGGGCTACATGGGCGACGCTCATGCCATGACCGTGACTTCGCCGGCTGCTGAAGACGTTTCGGAAAACGCCGAAACGCACGAGCATCACGGTGAACCGGTCGCCAAGAGCGTCGGTGCTGCCGTTGCTCCAGCTCATAAGAGCGCCTTGAACTTGAAGCTTCTGCACGAAGTCTTCCTCAACCCAGGCTTGTACATGTTGTTTGGCGGTATCATCGTCGGCTTCATCAGCGGTCGCCAGGCGATCGTTGACCCGCATGTGGTCGAAGGCCCGAACAACTTGTTCCTGGTGCTGTTCAAAGGTGCCTTGTGCTTGTTCCTGTTGGAAATGGGTATCACCGCTTGCCAGCGTCTGAGCGATCTCAAGACGGCCGGCTTCGGTTTCATCCTGTTCGGCGTGCTGGCCCCAGTGCTGTTCGCCACGTTCGGGATGGTTGCCTTGCACGGTTACAGCATGGTTCTGGGTCACGCGTTTGAGCCTGGTACGTATGCTTTGTTTGCAGTGCTGTGCGGTGCTGCTTCTTATATTGCGGTTCCCGCGGTTCAACGAATTGCGATTCCAGAAGCCAGCCCTACGTTGCCACTTGCGGCTTCGCTCGGTCTGACCTTCACCTGGAACGTGACCCTTGGCATTCCGATCTACATCGAAATCGCCCAGCACATCATCCAGTGGTTCCCGATCGCCTAG
- a CDS encoding HdeD family acid-resistance protein gives MAEKKHPNVTWLYIMGILTVLMGMISVSSPLIAGTAVVYIVGAVMLIAGIAQIASGLQAEGLSHKLMPLILGIVTVLGGISALLHPILGLTILTFFLAAYFLAEGVWKIIAAFSYRPATGWLAMLLSGVITWVLGAMILTQWPYSGLWAIGVLVGVNLIFTGFALISVAATVGQILDKVEDKISEAASSDKAAHA, from the coding sequence ATGGCTGAAAAGAAGCATCCAAACGTAACCTGGCTCTACATCATGGGCATTTTGACGGTCCTGATGGGAATGATCTCGGTCAGTTCGCCATTGATCGCCGGCACGGCTGTCGTTTACATCGTGGGCGCCGTGATGCTGATCGCCGGGATCGCTCAGATTGCCAGCGGTTTGCAGGCCGAAGGTCTCTCGCACAAGCTGATGCCGCTGATCCTGGGCATTGTGACGGTGCTGGGTGGTATCTCAGCCCTGCTGCATCCAATTCTCGGCCTGACCATCCTGACGTTCTTTCTGGCAGCTTACTTCCTGGCCGAAGGCGTCTGGAAGATTATCGCCGCCTTCAGCTACCGTCCGGCAACCGGTTGGTTGGCGATGCTGCTCAGCGGTGTGATTACCTGGGTTCTGGGGGCAATGATTCTGACCCAGTGGCCTTACTCGGGCTTGTGGGCCATCGGCGTGCTGGTGGGCGTGAACCTGATCTTCACCGGGTTTGCCTTGATCAGCGTTGCGGCAACCGTCGGTCAGATTCTGGACAAAGTCGAAGACAAGATCAGCGAAGCCGCTTCGTCCGACAAGGCTGCCCACGCCTAA
- a CDS encoding methyl-accepting chemotaxis protein, producing MTIRRQLQLLLVVTILPLFLFAWWQVKGNWDTYVSASRTPEIVDVTNYLGDLTHELQKERGMSAGFLASKGSAFSSELKDQRLLTDKVIAELPNVLALGERHRLITAEDAERINQAVDDVKKARLDVNAMSPAPPILATYTGCINQNLNQAIRCSESVTDGELVRILIAAQSLAFAKEFAGLERARVSQALGGKKADKKLRHTIAELKRAQEEHLRHFDSLVSSDLREMLANAAQAEHAQRAAEISGIVVASNDSDQFHINPSEWWRVQTARLGDYRAIQMAQANQIKTRASEIANSAFFKFLSMLLISGSVLLAGIGLGLHSTHSIASGTKKLVHAIRDIATGKASFDTRLPEGDHELGQIAMSFNQVLERLTEAGKICAGSATTLAASGEQLTAEAESIKRDLTKSRDRSEVITKDVARMFEKIQEASSSIRSVTDSLTDASSSIQNLVNVMENATQHANEVSSATQSASKIVSDNSNNFDRLVTAASEIGDVVGLIKQIAEQTNLLSLNATIEASRAGEAGKGFAVVATEVKDLANQTASAIQTVEQRIAAIQQTTRISTESTKQVVSLFENLLGTTNELAELTAQQGRSAASLCSEVEGVVRRSTEARASMDSSVEETDAINRELASIDSLLEDSVHGIMNTYDASLSLSELACNMKEKMDGMLFTHRVPIAARPDFEHLREEMNPSEEHSNDEPPQANDSAEEEHPSQEPVLV from the coding sequence ATGACGATTCGACGGCAGTTGCAATTGTTGCTGGTGGTAACGATTTTGCCGCTGTTTCTCTTCGCCTGGTGGCAGGTCAAAGGGAACTGGGATACCTATGTCAGCGCGAGTCGCACGCCTGAGATTGTCGACGTCACCAATTACTTGGGCGACCTGACGCACGAATTGCAAAAGGAACGTGGAATGAGCGCTGGCTTCCTGGCCAGCAAGGGCTCGGCGTTCTCAAGCGAACTGAAAGATCAGCGACTGCTAACCGACAAGGTAATCGCGGAGTTGCCCAACGTCTTGGCGTTAGGTGAGCGGCATAGACTAATTACCGCAGAAGATGCGGAGAGGATCAATCAGGCAGTCGACGACGTGAAGAAGGCTCGGCTTGACGTGAATGCCATGTCCCCTGCACCGCCGATCCTGGCGACGTACACCGGCTGCATCAATCAGAACCTGAACCAGGCGATTCGGTGTTCTGAATCGGTCACCGATGGCGAACTGGTCCGGATCCTGATCGCTGCCCAGTCACTGGCATTTGCCAAAGAATTCGCCGGCCTTGAACGTGCCCGTGTCTCTCAGGCACTGGGAGGTAAGAAGGCCGACAAGAAGTTGCGACATACCATCGCTGAACTCAAGCGTGCCCAGGAAGAGCACTTGCGTCACTTCGATTCGCTGGTCTCTTCCGATCTACGCGAGATGTTGGCCAACGCCGCCCAAGCGGAACATGCTCAGCGAGCCGCTGAGATCTCTGGCATCGTTGTCGCATCGAACGACAGTGATCAATTCCACATTAATCCGTCCGAATGGTGGAGAGTTCAAACGGCCCGACTCGGTGACTATCGTGCGATTCAGATGGCGCAAGCAAACCAAATCAAAACGCGTGCTTCCGAAATCGCTAATTCAGCATTCTTCAAGTTTCTCTCGATGCTCCTGATTTCTGGTTCTGTGCTGCTGGCAGGTATCGGTCTGGGGCTCCACTCGACACATTCGATCGCATCGGGCACGAAGAAACTCGTTCACGCCATTCGTGATATTGCGACCGGAAAGGCATCGTTCGATACGCGATTGCCGGAGGGTGACCATGAACTGGGGCAGATCGCGATGAGCTTCAATCAGGTGCTCGAACGTTTGACCGAAGCAGGCAAGATCTGCGCTGGCAGTGCGACAACGCTGGCTGCTTCGGGAGAACAATTGACCGCCGAAGCAGAGTCGATCAAACGAGATCTGACCAAGTCGCGTGATCGCAGCGAAGTGATCACGAAGGACGTCGCTCGGATGTTCGAGAAGATTCAAGAGGCCTCGTCGTCGATTCGTTCGGTGACCGATTCGCTGACCGACGCTTCCTCATCGATTCAAAACTTGGTCAACGTGATGGAGAACGCGACACAGCATGCCAACGAGGTATCGTCGGCGACCCAATCCGCATCGAAGATCGTCTCGGACAATTCGAATAATTTCGATCGGTTGGTGACCGCCGCTTCCGAAATTGGTGATGTGGTGGGACTCATCAAGCAGATCGCGGAACAAACCAATCTGCTTAGCTTGAATGCCACGATCGAAGCGAGCCGGGCCGGTGAAGCGGGAAAAGGCTTTGCGGTGGTGGCGACCGAAGTGAAAGACCTGGCCAATCAGACGGCGTCGGCCATTCAAACCGTTGAGCAGCGAATTGCCGCGATTCAACAGACGACGCGAATTTCGACCGAGTCGACCAAGCAAGTCGTCTCGCTGTTCGAAAACCTGCTGGGCACGACCAACGAACTGGCCGAGTTGACCGCACAGCAAGGAAGAAGTGCCGCCTCGCTTTGCAGTGAGGTGGAAGGTGTCGTGCGTCGCTCGACAGAAGCCCGGGCGAGCATGGATAGCTCGGTGGAAGAAACCGACGCCATCAATCGCGAATTGGCCTCGATCGACAGTCTGTTGGAAGACTCGGTCCATGGCATCATGAACACTTACGATGCAAGTTTGTCACTCAGCGAACTGGCATGCAACATGAAAGAGAAGATGGACGGCATGTTGTTCACCCATCGGGTTCCGATAGCTGCCAGGCCTGACTTCGAGCATCTCCGTGAAGAGATGAATCCTAGCGAAGAGCACTCAAACGACGAGCCGCCACAAGCGAACGATTCGGCCGAGGAAGAGCATCCATCGCAAGAGCCGGTGCTGGTCTAA